A section of the Oncorhynchus keta strain PuntledgeMale-10-30-2019 unplaced genomic scaffold, Oket_V2 Un_contig_18162_pilon_pilon, whole genome shotgun sequence genome encodes:
- the LOC127920033 gene encoding ubiquitin carboxyl-terminal hydrolase isozyme L1-like, protein MEWQPMEINPEMLNKVLSGLGVCGSWGFVDVLGLEDEGVSSVPSPSCALMLLFPLTQQHESFRQQQAGKVSGDTDLYFLKQTVVNSCGTVALLHAVANNPTHIEYDGDSALKKFLDETANMTPAQRATHLENNQAIRKAHDEVAAQGQCRVEADNVNFHFITFVNVKGQLYELDGRMEGPVNHGTTKDDSFIKDAARVCRGFVERAEGEVRFSAVALCHT, encoded by the exons ATGGAGTGGCAACCAATGGAGATCAACCCGGAG atGCTGAACAAG GTGCTcagtgggctgggggtgtgtgGTAGCTGGGGCTTCGTGGATGTGTTGGGGCTGGAGGATGAGGGGGTGTCTTCAGTACCttctcccagctgcgccctcatGCTGCTCTTCCCTCTGACACAACAG CACGAGTCGTTCCGGCAGCAGCAGGCTGGGAAGGTGTCGGGAGATACTGACCTCTACTTCCTGAAACAGACGGTGGTCAACTCCTGTGGCACCGTCGCTCTGCTGCACGCAGTCGCCAACAACCCCACCCACATAGAGTATG ATGGTGACTCTGCTCTGAAGAAGTTTCTAGATGAGACGGCTAACATGACCCCCGCCCAGCGAGCCACACACCTGGAgaacaaccag GCCATCAGAAAGGCTCATGATGAAGTGGCAGCACAGGGCCAGTGCAGG gtGGAGGCAGATAACGTGAACTTCCATTTCATCACCTTTGTCAATGTGAAAGGACAGCTTTATGAGCTGG ATGGTAGGATGGAGGGACCGGTGAACCATGGAACCACCAAGGATGACTCCTTCATCAAG gatGCAGCCAGGGTGTGTCGGGGTTttgtggagagagcagagggagaggtcCGCTTCTCTGCTGTGGCCCTCTGTCATACCTAG